One window from the genome of Dyella sp. A6 encodes:
- a CDS encoding tryptophan halogenase family protein, protein MNEQTVKRIVIVGGGTAGWMAAAAMAKVLGPGYTVQLVESEEIGTVGVGEATVPHLKLFNNLLEIDEIEFVKRTQGTFKLGIQFNDWGQLGDSYIHGFGKIGHDVSLLPFHQFWLKARQHGLADEIGAYSLNTVAAPQGKFMASATDVPPQSPLADIAYAYHFDAGLYAAYLRQYAEQRGVRRIEGRVEQVELRPDDGFVEAVTLADGQRVEGDLFIDCSGFRGLLIEQALHAGYESYTQWLPCDRALAVPSERHGPPAPFTRSTARTAGWQWRIPLQHRTGNGYVYSSAHVGDDEAAATLLANLDGRALGEPRLLRFNTGMRRRTWYRNVVALGLAAGFMEPLESTGIYLIQSGIARLLNLFPRAGFSEVVAERYNAQTRFEYERIRDFLILHYYATRRDDTAFWNQCRTMAIPDTLRANIELFRDSGRFFREGEEMFAQVSWVQVMLGQGIQPHSYHPLVDQMPEHELGAFVAGVGKVIAHCVDAMPPHEAFIARYCAADPAA, encoded by the coding sequence ATGAATGAGCAAACCGTCAAGCGCATCGTCATCGTCGGCGGCGGCACGGCCGGCTGGATGGCGGCTGCGGCCATGGCCAAGGTGCTGGGTCCCGGTTACACGGTGCAGCTGGTGGAATCGGAGGAAATCGGTACCGTTGGTGTGGGTGAGGCCACCGTGCCGCACCTGAAACTGTTCAACAACCTGCTCGAGATCGACGAGATCGAATTCGTCAAACGGACGCAGGGCACGTTCAAGCTGGGCATCCAGTTCAACGACTGGGGCCAGCTGGGCGATTCATACATCCATGGTTTCGGCAAGATAGGGCACGACGTCAGCCTGTTGCCGTTCCATCAGTTCTGGCTGAAGGCGCGCCAGCATGGCCTGGCCGACGAGATCGGCGCCTACTCGCTGAACACCGTGGCCGCGCCGCAGGGCAAGTTCATGGCCTCGGCCACCGACGTGCCGCCGCAGTCGCCGCTCGCCGACATCGCCTACGCCTACCATTTCGACGCCGGCCTGTATGCCGCCTACCTGCGCCAGTACGCCGAGCAACGCGGCGTGCGGCGGATCGAGGGGCGGGTCGAGCAGGTGGAGCTGCGCCCCGACGACGGTTTCGTCGAGGCGGTCACGCTGGCGGATGGTCAGCGTGTCGAGGGCGACCTGTTTATCGACTGCTCCGGGTTTCGCGGCCTGCTGATCGAGCAGGCGCTGCACGCGGGCTACGAAAGCTATACGCAGTGGCTGCCGTGCGATCGTGCGCTGGCGGTGCCCAGCGAGCGACACGGGCCGCCCGCGCCGTTCACCCGTTCCACCGCGCGGACGGCCGGCTGGCAGTGGCGGATTCCGCTGCAGCACCGCACCGGCAACGGCTACGTCTATTCCAGCGCCCATGTGGGCGATGACGAGGCCGCGGCGACGCTGCTGGCCAACCTGGACGGGCGCGCACTGGGCGAACCGCGGCTGCTGCGCTTCAACACCGGCATGCGCCGCAGGACCTGGTATCGCAACGTGGTGGCGCTGGGGCTGGCGGCCGGTTTCATGGAGCCGCTGGAATCGACCGGCATCTATCTGATCCAGTCGGGCATCGCGCGTCTGCTCAACCTGTTTCCGCGGGCGGGTTTCAGCGAAGTGGTGGCGGAGCGCTACAACGCGCAGACTCGCTTCGAGTACGAGCGCATCCGCGATTTCCTGATCCTGCATTACTACGCCACGCGACGCGACGACACGGCGTTCTGGAACCAGTGCCGCACGATGGCCATTCCCGACACGCTGCGCGCAAACATCGAACTGTTCCGCGACAGCGGGCGCTTCTTCCGCGAAGGCGAGGAGATGTTCGCCCAGGTCAGCTGGGTGCAGGTGATGCTGGGGCAGGGCATCCAGCCGCACAGCTATCACCCGCTGGTCGACCAGATGCCCGAGCACGAACTGGGTGCCTTCGTCGCCGGCGTGGGCAAGGTGATCGCGCACTGCGTGGACGCGATGCCGCCGCATGAGGCGTTCATCGCACGCTACTGCGCCGCCGACCCGGCTGCATGA
- a CDS encoding glucoamylase family protein produces MRQRVFPILLAVAAAAVTTTAGAAPSSPADVKMPAGWSGSYATLPGQDKAFINDLERRTFDWFWDSADPKTGLVPDHFPGKSFSSIAAVGFALTGYGIGVERGYITRAQAVDRTLATLRFFSDAPQNASEDEATGYHGFFYHFLDMRSGRRDARWVELSSVDTTLLMGGVLFAQSYYDRDTPKEREIRQLADQLYRAVDWPWMQARKPLISMGWTPGGKFIPADWKGYDEGKLVYILALGSPTHPVGSDAWAAWCSTYPKQWGTFEGYTLLNFGPLFGHQYTESWVDFHGIRDAWSRAHGLDYAENGRRATYAQRAYAIANPGHWTGYGPDMWGLTASDGPGDVSLPSAQGERHFHGYMARGAGLGDVHDDGTIAPTAAGGSIAFAPTIVVPALMTMKQRYGRYIYDRYGFVDAFNPSFHGTPKSGRTYPGFGWADTQQLGIDQGPILLMIENWRSGFVWNVMKKNPYIRRGLERAGFTGGWLTPR; encoded by the coding sequence GTGCGTCAACGTGTTTTTCCCATCCTGCTGGCGGTTGCCGCCGCCGCGGTCACGACGACGGCCGGCGCCGCGCCGTCGAGCCCGGCCGACGTGAAGATGCCGGCCGGGTGGTCGGGCAGCTATGCCACCCTGCCCGGGCAGGACAAGGCCTTCATCAACGACCTTGAGCGCCGTACCTTCGACTGGTTCTGGGACAGCGCCGATCCGAAGACCGGGCTGGTTCCCGATCATTTCCCCGGCAAGTCGTTTTCCAGCATCGCCGCGGTCGGCTTTGCGTTGACCGGCTATGGCATCGGCGTGGAACGTGGCTACATCACGCGCGCGCAGGCGGTCGATCGCACGCTGGCGACGCTGCGCTTCTTCAGCGATGCCCCGCAGAATGCCAGCGAGGACGAAGCCACCGGTTACCACGGCTTCTTCTATCACTTCCTCGACATGCGCAGTGGCCGCCGCGATGCGCGCTGGGTCGAGCTGTCCAGCGTGGACACCACCCTGCTGATGGGCGGCGTGCTGTTCGCACAGAGTTACTACGACCGCGATACGCCGAAGGAACGCGAGATCCGCCAGCTGGCCGACCAGCTCTACCGGGCCGTCGACTGGCCCTGGATGCAGGCGCGCAAGCCGCTGATCAGCATGGGCTGGACGCCGGGCGGCAAGTTCATCCCGGCCGACTGGAAAGGCTACGACGAGGGCAAGCTGGTCTACATCCTGGCGCTGGGTTCGCCCACCCATCCGGTCGGCAGCGACGCATGGGCTGCCTGGTGCTCGACCTATCCGAAGCAGTGGGGCACGTTCGAGGGCTACACCCTGCTCAACTTCGGCCCGCTGTTCGGTCACCAGTACACCGAATCGTGGGTGGATTTTCACGGCATACGCGACGCATGGAGCCGTGCGCATGGCCTGGATTACGCCGAGAACGGCCGGCGCGCCACGTATGCGCAGCGCGCCTACGCCATTGCCAATCCGGGCCACTGGACCGGCTATGGACCGGATATGTGGGGGCTGACCGCGAGCGACGGGCCGGGTGACGTGAGCCTGCCGTCGGCGCAGGGCGAACGCCATTTCCACGGCTACATGGCGCGCGGTGCGGGGCTGGGCGACGTCCACGACGACGGCACCATCGCGCCGACCGCGGCAGGTGGCTCCATCGCTTTCGCGCCGACGATCGTGGTGCCGGCGCTGATGACCATGAAGCAGCGCTACGGCCGCTACATCTACGACCGCTACGGCTTCGTCGATGCCTTCAACCCGAGCTTCCACGGCACCCCGAAAAGCGGCCGCACCTATCCCGGTTTCGGCTGGGCCGACACCCAGCAGCTGGGTATCGACCAGGGCCCGATCCTGCTGATGATCGAGAACTGGCGCAGCGGCTTTGTCTGGAACGTGATGAAGAAGAACCCGTACATCCGTCGTGGCCTGGAACGTGCGGGCTTCACCGGTGGATGGTTGACGCCACGCTGA
- a CDS encoding sugar ABC transporter substrate-binding protein: MLAFASLWLAGCAARGSDTHTLVFWTFGPEGDAVIRLLPAFERTHPDIHVEVQQLPLSAAHQKLLTAIAGGTVPDMAQLGNTWLPELVALHALVPLQQRVDASSTVKPSDYFGSIWSTNVIDGQLYGIPWYIDTRLLFYRTDLLRKAGFDAPPQSWAQWRRMLAALSHPRRKIYGILMPTNEYDQLLSLALQEPEPLLRDGNRYGNFESAGFKRALRFYVDTFRLHQAPDVTNVEVTNPWEEFGRGVYAFYLSGPWNIAEFRKRLPADEQDDWSTAPLPGPDGPGAGLAGGASLVVFRASRHQRAAWALIDYLSRAQVQQHFYRLTGDMPPRRSSWNSPLLGGDPKLRAFREQLERVKPTPAVPEWERIADMMQQVAARAVAGELTVDQAAAEMDRRADRILAKRRWMLDHAEARR, from the coding sequence ATGCTGGCGTTTGCATCGCTGTGGCTGGCCGGCTGCGCCGCCCGCGGCAGCGACACGCATACGCTGGTGTTCTGGACCTTCGGTCCCGAGGGTGATGCGGTCATCCGGCTGCTGCCCGCGTTCGAGCGGACGCACCCGGACATCCATGTCGAGGTGCAGCAGCTGCCGCTGAGCGCCGCCCACCAGAAGCTGCTCACCGCGATCGCCGGCGGTACCGTGCCGGACATGGCGCAGCTGGGCAATACCTGGCTGCCGGAACTGGTGGCGCTGCACGCGCTGGTACCGTTGCAGCAACGTGTCGACGCTTCGTCGACGGTGAAGCCGTCGGACTATTTCGGCAGCATCTGGTCGACCAATGTCATCGACGGCCAGCTCTACGGCATCCCCTGGTACATCGATACGCGGCTGCTGTTCTACCGTACCGACCTGCTGCGCAAGGCGGGCTTCGACGCACCACCGCAGAGCTGGGCCCAGTGGCGCCGCATGCTGGCTGCGCTGAGTCATCCGCGCCGCAAGATCTACGGCATCCTGATGCCGACCAACGAGTACGACCAGCTGCTTTCGCTGGCGCTGCAGGAGCCCGAGCCGCTGCTGCGTGACGGCAACCGCTACGGCAATTTCGAAAGCGCCGGGTTCAAGCGGGCGCTGCGCTTCTACGTAGACACCTTCCGCCTGCACCAGGCGCCGGATGTCACCAATGTGGAAGTGACCAACCCATGGGAGGAGTTCGGGCGCGGCGTGTATGCGTTCTACCTGTCCGGGCCGTGGAACATCGCCGAGTTCCGCAAGCGCCTGCCGGCGGATGAGCAGGACGACTGGTCAACCGCGCCGCTGCCCGGACCGGACGGCCCCGGCGCCGGCCTGGCCGGTGGCGCCAGCCTGGTGGTGTTCCGTGCCTCGCGGCACCAGCGCGCGGCCTGGGCGCTGATCGACTACCTGTCGCGGGCGCAGGTGCAGCAGCACTTCTACCGGCTCACCGGCGACATGCCGCCGCGACGCAGTAGCTGGAACAGTCCGTTGCTCGGCGGCGATCCGAAGCTGCGGGCGTTCCGCGAGCAACTGGAGCGGGTGAAGCCCACGCCCGCGGTACCCGAGTGGGAGCGCATCGCCGACATGATGCAGCAGGTCGCGGCACGCGCCGTGGCCGGGGAGCTGACGGTGGACCAGGCGGCGGCCGAGATGGATCGCCGTGCCGACCGCATTCTGGCCAAGCGGCGCTGGATGCTCGATCACGCGGAGGCACGCCGATGA
- a CDS encoding sugar ABC transporter permease, translating to MNASRAAWLFLAPALLVLGVFFLLPVLGALLLSFTDYDLYALANLHNLRFVALGNYWALLHRPLFWAALGHTFYFVVVGVPLSMAASLGAALLLHSRLARFKPFFRTALFAPVVTTAVAMAVVWRYLFNTKYGWANHLLGMLGIHPVNWLGDPHWAMPTIILFAVWKNFGYNMIIFLAGLQAVPLELYEAARIDGASTWRQFRHVTLPMLGPTLLMVAILTVSGYFQLFAEPYVMTEGGPLQSTTSVLYLMYEDGFKWWNLGTASAEAFVLFMVMFAVTAAMLRLARRREAA from the coding sequence ATGAACGCCTCGCGCGCGGCCTGGCTGTTCCTGGCACCGGCGCTGCTGGTGCTCGGGGTGTTCTTCCTGTTGCCCGTGCTGGGCGCGCTGCTGCTCAGCTTCACCGACTACGACCTGTACGCGCTGGCCAACCTGCACAACCTGCGTTTCGTGGCGCTGGGCAACTACTGGGCGCTGCTGCACCGGCCGCTGTTCTGGGCCGCGCTGGGACACACCTTCTATTTCGTGGTGGTCGGCGTGCCCCTTTCGATGGCGGCATCGCTGGGCGCGGCGTTGCTGCTGCATTCGCGGCTGGCACGCTTCAAGCCGTTCTTCCGCACGGCGCTGTTCGCGCCAGTGGTCACCACCGCGGTGGCGATGGCGGTGGTGTGGCGCTACCTGTTCAACACCAAGTATGGCTGGGCCAACCATCTGCTGGGCATGCTCGGCATCCATCCGGTGAACTGGCTGGGCGACCCGCACTGGGCCATGCCCACGATCATCCTGTTCGCGGTGTGGAAGAACTTCGGCTACAACATGATCATCTTCCTGGCCGGCTTGCAGGCGGTGCCGCTGGAGCTTTACGAGGCGGCGCGCATCGACGGCGCCTCGACCTGGCGGCAGTTCCGTCATGTCACCCTGCCGATGCTGGGACCGACCCTGCTGATGGTGGCGATCCTCACCGTGTCGGGCTATTTCCAGTTGTTCGCCGAGCCCTACGTGATGACCGAGGGCGGCCCGCTGCAGAGCACCACCAGCGTGCTCTACCTGATGTACGAAGACGGCTTCAAGTGGTGGAACCTGGGCACGGCCTCGGCCGAGGCCTTCGTGTTGTTCATGGTGATGTTCGCGGTGACCGCGGCGATGCTGCGGCTGGCGCGGCGCAGGGAGGCGGCATGA
- a CDS encoding carbohydrate ABC transporter permease: MNPRLARALVNGLLLGAAAVALFPLLWMLAVSFMPAGTSNALPPPLWPSHPTLDNYRRLFGQAGMGSYLANSLLIAGTITLLSLVFNLLAGYAFAKLRFAGRERLFRVLLGLLVVPAQVAMLPLFLMFKYTGLVDSYVGVVLPGMASVLGIFLVRQYARGLPDELLEAARIDGASELYIFMRIVLPLLRPVVATLAILTFLTAWNDFMWPLIELTDQGHYTLPLGLASMAREHTEGTEQMMAGSVLTVLPVLALFLAMQRQYLDGLLLGSVKG; encoded by the coding sequence ATGAATCCCCGGCTGGCCAGGGCACTGGTCAACGGCCTGCTGCTCGGGGCGGCGGCGGTGGCGTTGTTCCCGCTGCTGTGGATGCTGGCGGTGTCGTTCATGCCGGCGGGCACGTCCAACGCGCTGCCGCCGCCGCTGTGGCCATCGCATCCCACGCTGGACAACTATCGCCGGCTGTTCGGGCAGGCGGGCATGGGCAGTTATCTGGCCAACAGCCTGCTGATCGCCGGCACGATCACGCTGCTCTCGCTGGTGTTCAACCTGCTGGCCGGCTATGCCTTCGCCAAGCTGCGCTTCGCCGGACGCGAACGCCTGTTCCGCGTGCTGCTGGGCCTGCTGGTGGTGCCGGCACAGGTGGCGATGCTGCCGCTGTTCCTGATGTTCAAGTACACCGGCCTGGTCGACAGCTATGTTGGCGTGGTGCTGCCCGGCATGGCTTCGGTGCTCGGTATCTTCCTGGTGCGCCAGTACGCGCGCGGCCTGCCCGACGAGCTGCTGGAAGCCGCGCGCATCGATGGTGCCAGCGAGCTCTACATCTTCATGCGCATCGTGCTTCCGCTGCTGCGACCGGTGGTGGCGACGCTGGCGATCCTCACCTTCCTCACGGCGTGGAACGACTTCATGTGGCCGCTGATCGAGCTGACCGACCAGGGGCATTACACGTTGCCGCTGGGGCTGGCCTCGATGGCGCGCGAGCACACCGAGGGGACCGAGCAGATGATGGCCGGTTCGGTACTCACCGTGCTGCCGGTGCTGGCCTTGTTCCTGGCCATGCAGCGGCAGTACCTCGACGGCCTGCTGCTGGGGAGCGTGAAGGGATGA
- a CDS encoding sn-glycerol-3-phosphate ABC transporter ATP-binding protein UgpC — protein sequence MATVSLENLRKVYPNGHVAVADASFDIDDGELLVLVGPSGCGKTTLLRMIAGLETITAGTLSIGGQVMNDVPPKDRDIAMVFQNYALYPHMTVAENMGFGLHLRGMPRADIARRVDEVARLLELEHKLAARPAALSGGQRQRVALGRAMVRQPAVFLLDEPLSNLDARLRLSTRVEIARLHRRFGSTTIYVTHDQVEAMTLGQRIVVFDNGEIQQIDTPMNLYERPANLFVAGFLGSPAMNLLHGTLHHDDGLTLATAAGSIRLGLPPQHAALERWHDRQVVVGIRPEDLRLLAGDDPGMALAARLEVVEPVGNEVFLNLRHGELALVARTPPGTACAACDTVRLGLDPQRLHFFDPHDGTRIG from the coding sequence ATGGCCACTGTCAGTCTCGAGAACCTGCGCAAGGTCTATCCCAACGGCCATGTCGCGGTCGCCGATGCCAGCTTCGATATCGACGACGGCGAACTGCTGGTACTGGTGGGACCGTCGGGCTGCGGCAAGACCACCCTGCTGCGCATGATCGCGGGGCTGGAAACCATCACCGCCGGCACGCTGAGCATCGGCGGACAGGTGATGAACGACGTGCCGCCGAAGGACCGCGATATCGCGATGGTCTTCCAGAACTACGCGCTCTATCCGCACATGACGGTGGCCGAGAACATGGGCTTCGGCCTGCACCTGCGCGGCATGCCCAGGGCGGACATCGCGCGGCGCGTGGACGAAGTGGCGCGCCTGCTGGAGCTGGAACACAAGCTGGCCGCGCGCCCAGCGGCGCTGTCCGGCGGACAGCGTCAGCGCGTGGCGCTGGGCCGTGCGATGGTGCGCCAGCCCGCGGTGTTCCTGCTCGACGAACCGCTGTCGAATCTCGATGCGCGCCTGCGTCTGTCGACGCGGGTCGAAATCGCACGCCTGCATCGTCGCTTCGGCAGCACCACCATCTACGTCACCCATGACCAGGTCGAGGCGATGACGCTGGGACAGCGCATCGTGGTGTTCGACAACGGCGAGATCCAGCAGATCGACACGCCGATGAACCTCTACGAGCGCCCTGCCAACCTGTTTGTCGCGGGCTTCCTGGGCAGCCCGGCGATGAACCTGCTGCACGGCACCCTGCACCACGACGACGGACTCACCCTGGCCACCGCCGCAGGCAGCATCCGGCTCGGCCTGCCGCCACAACACGCTGCACTGGAACGCTGGCACGACCGCCAGGTGGTGGTCGGCATCCGCCCGGAAGACCTGCGCCTGCTGGCCGGCGACGATCCCGGCATGGCGCTCGCGGCGCGCCTGGAGGTGGTCGAACCGGTGGGCAACGAAGTGTTTCTCAACCTGCGCCATGGCGAACTCGCGCTGGTCGCGCGCACCCCGCCCGGCACGGCCTGCGCCGCCTGCGACACGGTGCGGCTGGGTCTCGATCCGCAGCGTCTGCATTTCTTCGACCCGCACGACGGGACGCGCATCGGCTGA